The segment AAATAGGGATAGGCTCCTGGGGCGCGGGCCCCTGGATAGGTTCCTCAAATTTTATAGGACAATCTGGTGGCAGGCAAGGGACTATGAAACGAAATGATTGTTAGAAAACCTGAATTTCTGCCATGGCCCAAGATCCATCCAGCTGCAGGTGGAATTGTTGAGAGCAATGGATATTGTTCAAATCAAGCAATGTGATGAAAAGAGAGTAAATTGTTGATTAAAGGAAATAGGGGGTGAGGAACGGTGCAGCTTTTTTCAGGGTAGATTGGGGTTTGATACTTGAAAAAATAGGGTGCTGCACAGCCTCCAATTCAAAACTCGTTTTCACAGTTATTTATATTTTTTTACTAAGAAATTGGGCTGCTGCTCACAATGAACCTGTACAGCTCCAGAATCACTCAGTCACAGGGCCAACTGCAACTTAATGCCAACGCATGAAATGTAGTAAAATCGAGCCGAAGGCTCAAATATGCCCCTCAGCCGTGGGAATTTAATAGTAAAAAAAGTTGGAATTTATGAAAATAAATGTAATTAAATTATTTTATGTTTAAACAAGCTCTTAGCTTTTTTTTAGATTCATCTTTTTGTTTAAAATCTCCATTTTTAATTTCAACTTCATCTAAAGCGAAATTAAAGAGTTCAAACATTATTTTATTTAATCTAAGACCTTTTTCAGTTAAATGGTATTCTGTCTGGCCTGAAGCTGTGTTTAAAACTGTTTTTTCAAGTATACCTTCCTGTTCTAATTCTTTCAATCTTTCAGAGAGAACTTTGCTGCTGAGAGTAGGGTGC is part of the Methanobacterium aggregans genome and harbors:
- a CDS encoding winged helix-turn-helix transcriptional regulator; its protein translation is MIQEDYYCNALYQAIDDTFSYLRKKWNIQIIKGLFCECKHFKDFLELHPTLSSKVLSERLKELEQEGILEKTVLNTASGQTEYHLTEKGLRLNKIMFELFNFALDEVEIKNGDFKQKDESKKKLRACLNIK